A portion of the Synechococcales cyanobacterium CNB genome contains these proteins:
- a CDS encoding HDOD domain-containing protein: MIDQTTDPSRARHAELVLQQVDALPTLSPVATRLLAVGSADDADLDEIVTLLESDPALTARILGLCRKAAHGLGDRVTTVRRAIIMLGLEAVQSSVLSVSVYDLMSSRGNHRREPAQGSAAFDREGFWKHALGVACAAELFAHRYRKLGVRADEAFTAGLLHGVGKLALDLVLPEAYQRVVMVAQQRGCDSAAVERTVIGIDHHTAGRRIAERWGLPGELRDVMWLHAQPLSSLPVDSPHELIALVTLAKALCREMHIGWSGDFGPPPASRSVCEEAGLDTAAIDHVATHLHDSAAQRFQVLGLDARPTPQLLLQSIANANRRLGDLYAAADRRARQAKRSACALECIEAFLTDHDAVRGTIETIGAIARSAARTLGPTRWSVLLRRQEGEPWLAVRFGPEGRVEHAAAVSRDSSSKLSAAIASGGRNVPPLPSGALDATGLRAQPNTALRVQRAAGASQVCLLLSDETPAGSELGPADALLASWAAALDAAARHEQAQRISEQLAEVNRSLVEARDRLAETEALARLGEVTAGAAHEMNNPLTVISGRSQLLARRLKDDADRASAEAIVRAAVELSDMITALHLLASPPAPKIERVRLRAVIDAAIEEAHRRTGVRQETEIDLGDAPVEIDADRELLVRAMAEIICNAVEAAPGGCIRVLAQTDPADSRLLVRIVDQGPGMSAKAARHAFDPFFSEKPAGRQTGLGLTRARRIVEIHGGEIALQSEAGNGTTATIALPLARASSGEGSLAA; this comes from the coding sequence GTGATTGACCAGACGACCGATCCATCCCGCGCCCGGCACGCCGAGCTGGTGCTCCAGCAGGTGGACGCGCTGCCGACGCTCTCGCCCGTGGCGACTCGCCTGCTGGCGGTCGGCAGCGCGGACGACGCCGACCTCGACGAGATCGTCACGCTGCTTGAATCCGATCCCGCGCTGACGGCGCGCATCCTGGGTCTGTGCCGCAAGGCCGCCCACGGGCTTGGCGACCGCGTCACCACCGTCCGGCGTGCCATCATCATGCTGGGTCTCGAGGCCGTCCAGTCCTCCGTGCTGAGCGTGAGCGTCTACGACCTGATGAGCAGCCGCGGGAATCACCGCCGGGAACCGGCCCAAGGCTCGGCCGCCTTCGACCGGGAGGGCTTCTGGAAGCACGCTCTCGGCGTCGCGTGCGCCGCCGAACTCTTCGCCCACCGCTACCGCAAGCTCGGCGTGCGGGCCGACGAGGCCTTCACGGCCGGCCTGCTGCACGGCGTCGGCAAGCTCGCGCTCGACCTCGTCCTCCCCGAGGCCTACCAGCGTGTCGTGATGGTCGCGCAGCAGCGCGGGTGCGACAGTGCTGCCGTCGAGCGCACCGTCATCGGCATCGACCACCACACGGCGGGCCGGCGCATCGCGGAGCGCTGGGGCCTGCCCGGCGAACTGCGCGACGTGATGTGGCTGCACGCCCAGCCGCTCTCGTCGCTCCCCGTCGATTCGCCGCACGAGTTGATCGCTCTCGTCACGCTCGCCAAGGCGCTGTGCCGCGAGATGCACATCGGCTGGTCGGGCGATTTCGGGCCGCCCCCTGCGTCGCGCTCGGTCTGCGAGGAGGCGGGCCTGGACACGGCCGCGATCGACCATGTCGCCACGCACCTGCACGACTCGGCGGCGCAGCGCTTCCAGGTGCTCGGGCTGGACGCGCGCCCCACGCCGCAACTGCTCTTGCAGTCCATCGCCAACGCCAACCGGCGTCTCGGCGACCTCTACGCCGCGGCCGATCGCCGCGCCCGCCAGGCGAAGCGATCCGCCTGTGCGCTCGAATGCATCGAGGCGTTCCTCACCGACCACGACGCCGTCCGGGGCACGATCGAGACCATCGGCGCGATCGCCCGCTCGGCGGCGCGCACGCTCGGCCCGACGCGCTGGAGCGTGCTTCTGCGCCGCCAAGAAGGCGAACCCTGGCTCGCTGTTCGTTTCGGTCCGGAGGGGCGTGTCGAGCACGCCGCAGCCGTGTCCCGCGACTCCTCTTCGAAACTCAGCGCGGCCATCGCCTCGGGCGGTCGCAACGTGCCCCCGCTCCCCTCGGGCGCGCTCGACGCGACGGGGCTGCGCGCCCAGCCGAACACCGCGCTTCGCGTGCAGCGTGCCGCCGGCGCGTCGCAGGTCTGCCTGCTGCTTTCCGATGAGACCCCCGCCGGGAGCGAACTCGGCCCCGCCGATGCGCTGCTGGCCAGCTGGGCGGCAGCGCTCGACGCCGCCGCGCGCCACGAGCAGGCACAGCGCATCAGCGAACAGCTCGCCGAGGTGAACCGTTCGCTCGTCGAGGCCCGGGACCGGCTGGCCGAGACCGAGGCCCTCGCGCGGCTGGGCGAGGTGACCGCGGGTGCGGCCCACGAGATGAACAACCCGCTCACGGTCATCAGCGGGCGCAGCCAGTTGCTGGCGCGCCGACTGAAGGACGATGCCGACCGGGCATCTGCGGAGGCGATCGTGCGGGCCGCCGTGGAACTGAGCGACATGATCACCGCGCTGCACCTCCTCGCCTCGCCGCCCGCGCCGAAGATCGAGCGTGTCAGGCTTCGCGCCGTGATCGACGCCGCGATCGAGGAAGCGCACCGCCGAACGGGCGTTCGGCAGGAGACGGAGATCGACCTTGGCGACGCGCCGGTCGAGATCGACGCCGACCGAGAACTGCTCGTGCGTGCCATGGCCGAGATCATCTGCAACGCCGTCGAGGCCGCGCCGGGAGGCTGCATCCGGGTTCTGGCTCAAACCGACCCCGCGGATAGCCGACTGTTGGTTCGGATCGTCGATCAGGGGCCAGGCATGTCGGCAAAGGCTGCGCGTCACGCATTCGACCCGTTCTTCAGCGAGAAGCCCGCCGGGCGACAGACCGGCCTCGGGTTGACGCGGGCGCGCCGCATCGTCGAGATTCACGGCGGCGAGATCGCCCTCCAGAGCGAAGCCGGCAACGGCACCACCGCCACGATCGCCCTCCCCTTGGCGCGAGCATCATCCGGGGAAGGGAGTCTGGCCGCGTGA
- a CDS encoding response regulator: MSTDNGQQTWAEKKIFTTGEAAEVCKVSQQTIIRCFDSGRLSGFRVPGSKFRRIPRDELIRFMRANNIPTDALEGARKRVLVVDDDEGILELFRDVMGGDERFELRTASTGYDAGMLTESFRPHVLILDYMLPDVNGNVVCKRIREKPELEGTRIICVSGVVNQDEVAALRRAGADEFVKKPFDVGALMERVASLLGLEHTDA; encoded by the coding sequence ATGAGCACCGACAACGGCCAGCAGACCTGGGCGGAGAAGAAGATCTTCACCACCGGCGAGGCCGCCGAGGTCTGCAAGGTCAGCCAACAGACCATCATCCGCTGCTTCGATTCGGGCCGCCTCTCAGGGTTCCGAGTGCCCGGCTCGAAGTTCCGCCGCATCCCACGCGATGAGCTCATCCGCTTCATGCGGGCGAACAACATCCCGACCGACGCCCTCGAGGGCGCCCGCAAGCGAGTCCTTGTGGTGGACGACGACGAGGGCATCCTCGAACTCTTCCGCGACGTGATGGGCGGCGACGAGCGCTTCGAACTGCGCACCGCCTCGACGGGCTACGACGCGGGCATGCTCACCGAGAGTTTCAGGCCGCACGTGCTCATCCTCGACTACATGCTCCCGGACGTGAACGGGAACGTCGTCTGCAAGCGCATCCGCGAGAAGCCGGAACTCGAGGGGACGCGGATCATCTGCGTGAGTGGTGTGGTGAACCAGGACGAGGTGGCCGCGCTGCGGCGTGCCGGCGCGGACGAGTTCGTCAAGAAACCGTTCGACGTCGGCGCGCTGATGGAGCGCGTCGCGTCGCTGCTCGGTCTCGAGCACACCGACGCGTAG